The following proteins are encoded in a genomic region of Methanoculleus bourgensis MS2:
- a CDS encoding DUF2240 family protein: MSVKIAVAAPFKHMRKDRLQRSEFVFYIAIDRKWMNKEQANQLLERARSEGLVEMDGGTIRLLFDVAEVSIPLGFKPTSDVLVKESPYEELIGRIATATGKPPQEIVAELHQVVDHFDGNLRVEAGVVVLAKKYRVAFEDKLDSLKREVVKRR, translated from the coding sequence GTGAGCGTAAAGATTGCCGTTGCCGCGCCGTTCAAACACATGCGCAAAGACCGGTTGCAGAGGAGCGAGTTCGTCTTCTACATCGCTATCGACCGGAAGTGGATGAACAAGGAGCAGGCGAACCAGCTCCTGGAGCGGGCAAGGTCGGAGGGGCTCGTCGAGATGGACGGCGGAACCATCAGGCTGCTCTTTGACGTCGCGGAGGTCTCGATACCGCTCGGGTTCAAGCCCACCTCCGACGTCCTGGTGAAGGAGAGCCCCTACGAGGAACTGATCGGGCGGATCGCCACCGCGACCGGGAAGCCGCCGCAGGAGATCGTCGCGGAACTCCACCAGGTCGTCGACCACTTCGACGGCAACCTCCGCGTGGAGGCGGGGGTGGTCGTCCTCGCCAAGAAATACAGGGTGGCGTTCGAGGATAAACTGGATTCCCTCAAGAGGGAGGTCGTGAAGAGGAGGTAG
- a CDS encoding bifunctional metallophosphatase/5'-nucleotidase gives MTDQVTLLQMNDSHGYLELHPELFWAGDRAEYLMAGGYARIAALLDAVRDARPGRVLAFDCGDTIHGTYPAVQSGGEALVPVLNALGFDAMTAHWEFAYGPEQFRKVARGLDYPVLAVNCYDDSSGDLVFPPYTVCETDGLQVGVIGIAATIVDKVMPKSFSEGIHFTLGNEELPGYIARLRDEEGVDLIVVISHLGFPQEVKLVREVDGIDVLLSGHTHNRLFEPAVVNETIIIQSGCHGSFLGRLDLTVENRRVTKFDHDLIVVGEAIQPRPEIEEMIGKVMDPHRERLSRVVGETRTGLNRNTVLEATMDNLLLQALLDLTGADMAFSNGWRYGAPVPPGPVTVNDLWNIIPVNPQVSTVEITGRELRAMMEENLERTFARDPYDQMGGYMKRCMGVNLYCRLENAPGLRIQEFFAGGKRLDPDAVYQAAFVTSQGVPANYGENREVLDTSAIEALERYLALGPVSADLRGSVVAI, from the coding sequence ATGACGGATCAGGTTACGCTCCTGCAGATGAACGACTCGCACGGTTACCTGGAACTGCACCCCGAGCTCTTCTGGGCCGGAGATCGGGCCGAATACCTGATGGCCGGGGGCTATGCCCGGATAGCCGCACTCCTTGACGCGGTGCGGGATGCGCGGCCGGGGAGGGTGCTCGCGTTTGACTGCGGCGACACCATCCACGGGACCTACCCTGCTGTGCAGTCAGGGGGGGAGGCGCTCGTCCCGGTCCTCAACGCTCTGGGATTCGATGCCATGACCGCCCACTGGGAGTTCGCCTACGGCCCGGAGCAGTTCCGGAAGGTCGCCCGCGGCCTCGACTACCCGGTCCTTGCCGTGAACTGCTACGACGATTCCAGCGGCGACCTCGTCTTTCCGCCCTACACCGTCTGCGAGACCGATGGGCTCCAGGTGGGCGTCATCGGGATCGCCGCTACAATCGTCGACAAGGTGATGCCGAAATCCTTCTCTGAGGGGATCCACTTCACCCTGGGGAACGAGGAACTCCCGGGGTATATCGCCCGGCTCCGCGACGAAGAGGGTGTGGACCTGATCGTGGTGATATCGCACCTCGGCTTTCCCCAGGAGGTGAAACTCGTCCGGGAGGTGGACGGGATCGACGTCCTTCTCTCGGGGCACACCCACAACCGCCTCTTTGAACCGGCGGTTGTGAACGAGACCATCATCATCCAGTCCGGCTGCCACGGCTCCTTCCTCGGGCGGCTTGACCTTACGGTCGAGAACCGGCGGGTGACGAAGTTCGACCACGACCTCATCGTCGTCGGTGAGGCTATCCAGCCCCGCCCCGAGATCGAAGAGATGATCGGGAAGGTCATGGACCCGCACCGCGAGCGCCTCTCCCGGGTCGTCGGCGAGACCCGGACGGGGCTCAACCGCAACACGGTCCTTGAGGCCACGATGGACAACCTCCTGCTCCAGGCGCTCCTCGATCTCACCGGCGCCGATATGGCGTTCTCCAACGGCTGGCGCTACGGGGCCCCGGTGCCGCCGGGCCCGGTCACGGTAAACGACCTCTGGAACATCATCCCGGTGAATCCCCAGGTCTCGACGGTCGAGATCACGGGCCGGGAACTGCGGGCGATGATGGAGGAAAACCTGGAGCGGACCTTCGCGCGCGACCCCTACGACCAGATGGGCGGCTACATGAAGCGGTGTATGGGGGTCAACCTCTACTGCAGGCTCGAGAACGCGCCCGGGCTTCGTATCCAGGAGTTCTTTGCGGGAGGAAAGAGGCTTGATCCAGACGCCGTCTACCAGGCCGCGTTCGTCACCAGCCAGGGCGTGCCTGCGAACTACGGGGAGAACCGGGAGGTCCTGGATACCAGCGCGATCGAGGCGCTCGAGCGCTACCTCGCGCTCGGGCCTGTCAGCGCCGACCTCCGCGGGAGCGTGGTGGCGATATGA
- a CDS encoding 30S ribosomal protein S8e, whose protein sequence is MQWQGRSVRKPTGGRYHTSQGKKRSEIGRAPAETHIGEERRKVIRTYGGNQKVRALRMDYATVADPATGETRKAKIEAVEANSANPNYVRRGLLTRGAVIRTDMGRARIVSRPGQDGVVNAVLLA, encoded by the coding sequence ATGCAGTGGCAAGGAAGATCAGTACGGAAGCCGACGGGCGGACGCTACCACACCTCCCAGGGCAAGAAGCGGTCGGAGATCGGAAGAGCTCCGGCAGAGACACACATTGGTGAAGAGCGCAGGAAGGTTATCCGCACCTACGGGGGCAACCAGAAGGTCCGGGCACTCCGGATGGACTACGCAACAGTCGCAGACCCCGCAACCGGCGAGACCAGGAAAGCGAAGATAGAGGCGGTCGAGGCAAACAGCGCCAACCCGAACTACGTCAGGCGGGGCCTCCTGACCAGGGGCGCCGTCATCAGGACAGATATGGGGCGCGCGCGGATCGTCAGCAGACCAGGCCAGGACGGCGTTGTGAACGCAGTCCTGCTTGCATAA
- the hypB gene encoding hydrogenase nickel incorporation protein HypB has translation MHHIDVHVEKDIYDVNNRIADANAGLLKKHGIRAFDLLGAIGSGKTATIERLVPLIRERGLRVGAIAGDVYGDDDFQRIVALGVPAYNANTGKECHLDAHLVEHAIEHLPLDDIDILFIENVGNMICPTDFRLGAEKRIVIISSTEGDDVVNKHPMMFRGSTIGVINKVDLAPFVGANLDRMERDMRRYNPEMQIFRTNMKTGEGIEELLDAILA, from the coding sequence ATGCACCATATCGACGTCCATGTGGAGAAGGACATCTACGACGTCAACAACCGCATCGCAGACGCCAACGCGGGACTCCTCAAGAAGCACGGTATCCGGGCGTTCGACCTCCTCGGCGCTATCGGGTCGGGGAAGACCGCCACGATCGAGCGGCTCGTACCCCTGATCCGGGAGCGGGGGCTCCGCGTCGGCGCCATCGCAGGGGACGTCTACGGCGACGACGATTTCCAGCGGATCGTCGCCCTCGGGGTTCCAGCCTACAACGCGAACACCGGGAAGGAGTGTCACCTCGACGCCCATCTCGTGGAGCACGCCATCGAGCACCTCCCGCTTGACGATATCGACATCCTCTTCATCGAGAACGTCGGCAACATGATCTGCCCGACAGACTTCAGGCTGGGCGCCGAGAAGAGGATTGTCATCATCAGTTCCACCGAAGGGGACGACGTGGTGAACAAACACCCGATGATGTTTCGCGGCAGCACCATCGGCGTCATCAACAAGGTTGACCTCGCTCCGTTCGTCGGCGCCAACCTCGACCGGATGGAGCGGGATATGCGCCGCTACAACCCGGAGATGCAGATCTTCCGGACGAACATGAAGACCGGGGAAGGGATCGAGGAACTGCTGGATGCGATCCTCGCGTGA
- a CDS encoding signal recognition particle subunit SRP19/SEC65 family protein, protein MSAERILYPCYFDATLQRREGRRVPKELGVKSPDLPAIEAVLRKMKVPYRLEGHHHPARWAEREGRIVAEWEGSKEDLIRRVAKRLGDRK, encoded by the coding sequence ATGAGCGCGGAGCGCATCCTGTACCCCTGTTATTTCGATGCCACCCTGCAGCGGCGGGAGGGACGCCGTGTCCCGAAGGAACTCGGCGTGAAGTCCCCCGACCTCCCTGCTATCGAGGCAGTACTTCGGAAGATGAAGGTCCCATACCGCCTGGAGGGGCACCACCATCCCGCCCGGTGGGCGGAGCGTGAAGGCCGGATCGTGGCTGAATGGGAAGGGAGCAAGGAGGACCTGATCCGGCGGGTCGCAAAACGCCTCGGGGACCGGAAGTGA
- a CDS encoding histidinol phosphate phosphatase domain-containing protein: protein MYDLHTHTILSDGELLPTELVRRAAVLGYDTIAITDHADASNLAHLVEAVGEVRDSAQCYDVDLLVGVELTHVPPSLIPGLARDAKRRGADIVVVHGETVMEPVAPGTNRAACTCDYVDVLGHPGLLSIEDALEAAKRGIALEITSRAGHNRTNGHVVQVAREAGCRLVVDSDTHAPSDLMSKDARWAVALGAGLTEAESREVLSQDIKRLLHL from the coding sequence ATGTACGACCTGCACACCCATACCATCCTCTCAGACGGTGAACTGCTCCCGACGGAGCTTGTCCGACGCGCGGCCGTGCTCGGCTACGACACCATTGCCATCACCGATCATGCGGATGCATCAAACCTCGCGCACCTGGTGGAAGCGGTGGGCGAGGTCCGGGATTCGGCGCAGTGTTACGACGTGGACCTGCTTGTTGGGGTGGAACTCACCCATGTCCCGCCGTCCCTGATCCCGGGGCTTGCGCGCGACGCAAAACGGCGTGGTGCTGATATCGTCGTGGTCCACGGTGAGACGGTGATGGAACCGGTCGCTCCCGGGACCAACCGCGCCGCCTGCACATGCGATTATGTGGATGTGCTCGGCCACCCCGGGCTCCTCTCGATTGAGGATGCGCTTGAAGCAGCGAAGCGCGGGATAGCGCTTGAGATAACGTCCCGTGCGGGGCATAACCGGACGAACGGCCACGTTGTGCAGGTGGCGCGGGAGGCCGGCTGCCGGCTCGTTGTCGATTCGGATACACATGCGCCGTCTGATCTGATGTCAAAGGATGCACGGTGGGCGGTTGCGCTCGGCGCCGGGCTGACGGAGGCGGAATCGCGGGAGGTTCTCTCTCAGGATATAAAGCGGCTTCTCCATCTGTGA
- a CDS encoding transcription initiation factor IIB, giving the protein MAEVEKIKQLQMQREALKKRGEQKVKETEKKRHEESVQSVCPECGSRQLVHDYERAELVCQSCGLVLDEEFIDRGPEWRAFDHDQRMKRSRVGAPMTFTIHDKGLSTMIDWRNRDSYGRAISSKNRAQLYRLRKWQRRIRVSNATERNLAFALSELDRMASALGLPRNVRETAAVVYRDAVDKNLIRGRSIEGVAAAALYAACRQCSVPRTLDEVAEVSRVSRKEIGRTYRFISRELGLKLLPTSPIDYVPRFCSGLNLKGEVQSRAVEILRQAGERELTSGRGPTGVAAAAIYISSILGGERRTQREVAEVAGVTEVTIRNRYKELAEKLDSEIIL; this is encoded by the coding sequence ATGGCTGAAGTTGAAAAAATAAAACAGCTGCAGATGCAGCGTGAAGCCCTGAAGAAGAGAGGGGAGCAGAAGGTCAAAGAGACGGAGAAGAAACGTCACGAAGAGAGTGTCCAGTCTGTCTGTCCCGAGTGCGGCAGCCGCCAGCTCGTCCACGACTACGAGCGTGCTGAACTCGTATGTCAGAGCTGTGGTCTTGTCCTTGATGAGGAGTTCATCGACCGCGGTCCCGAGTGGCGTGCTTTCGACCACGATCAGCGCATGAAGCGCTCCCGTGTCGGCGCACCGATGACGTTCACGATCCACGACAAGGGTCTCTCGACGATGATCGACTGGAGGAACCGCGACTCCTACGGTCGTGCTATCTCGAGCAAGAACCGCGCCCAGCTCTACCGTCTCCGGAAGTGGCAGCGGCGTATCAGGGTCTCGAACGCGACCGAGCGGAACCTGGCGTTTGCGCTCTCGGAACTGGACCGGATGGCGTCTGCGCTCGGGCTGCCCCGGAACGTGCGCGAGACTGCAGCGGTGGTCTACCGCGACGCGGTTGACAAGAACCTGATCCGCGGTCGGAGTATCGAGGGTGTCGCTGCAGCGGCGCTGTATGCGGCGTGCCGCCAGTGCAGCGTGCCCCGGACACTCGACGAGGTCGCAGAGGTCTCCCGGGTATCGAGAAAGGAGATCGGGCGTACCTACCGGTTCATCTCCCGTGAGCTTGGGCTCAAGCTCCTGCCGACGTCACCGATCGACTATGTACCGCGCTTCTGCTCGGGCCTGAACCTGAAGGGTGAGGTCCAGAGCCGGGCTGTCGAGATCCTCAGGCAGGCAGGCGAGCGCGAACTTACGAGCGGCAGAGGCCCAACGGGCGTCGCAGCGGCCGCCATTTATATCTCCTCGATCCTTGGCGGCGAGCGGCGCACCCAGCGTGAGGTCGCTGAGGTTGCGGGCGTGACCGAGGTCACGATCAGGAACAGATATAAGGAACTGGCAGAAAAGTTAGATAGTGAGATCATACTCTGA
- a CDS encoding C-GCAxxG-C-C family protein, protein MMKRPEEAVSRFMGGYNCAQAVSSVFAADLGVPEEVILRAATGFGGGIGHTGGACGAVSGAVLVLGLSFGSTGPAEKEAKDETYALVREFVTRFTIRNGAVSCTGLLGCDLSTDEGLARAREQNLARTTCPRYIRDAVEILEEILGPVTSGPARGR, encoded by the coding sequence ATGATGAAGAGGCCCGAAGAAGCGGTCTCCCGCTTCATGGGAGGCTACAACTGTGCACAGGCGGTCAGTTCGGTCTTTGCAGCCGACCTCGGGGTTCCCGAAGAGGTCATCCTCAGGGCAGCCACGGGGTTTGGCGGCGGGATAGGGCACACCGGGGGTGCCTGTGGGGCCGTCTCCGGGGCTGTCCTTGTCCTCGGGCTCTCGTTCGGGAGCACCGGACCCGCTGAGAAGGAGGCGAAGGACGAGACCTACGCACTCGTCCGGGAGTTCGTCACCCGGTTCACCATCAGGAACGGCGCCGTATCCTGCACCGGACTTCTCGGGTGCGACCTCTCGACCGACGAGGGGCTCGCGCGAGCCAGGGAGCAGAACCTCGCCCGGACCACCTGCCCCCGATATATCAGGGACGCGGTCGAGATCCTCGAGGAGATCCTCGGACCCGTCACTTCCGGGCCGGCCCGGGGTCGGTGA
- a CDS encoding acyltransferase family protein, translating into MNAQYPGSGSGSAGAARFSNNFDFLRFVAAAAVIVTHAYSLTVGYPNMRLYDPVLLMGQAALATFFVISGYLIPISWESTASPLRFAWKRFLRIVPALVPAVFITLFVIGPLMTSLPPAEYYGALFSLEGVFSTPFFENGGVIGLFQENPVTYVNGSLWVIPVEVVMYGVVAVLGLAGLLRRRGAIIGLAAVNILLWMAWFDDPRMAKVRFTLYFLIGAYFSLHRQHITYRPLVAGILLVVLGLSVLTPHPPVAGVICIPYLVLYAAQIRVPLLNNFGRAGDFSYGMYVYHYPIQQALIQASGNTLSLPALCGLSFLLVLPLAFLSWHTIEKWALAAKNLDPRDLRRVFGLPEAVTDPGPARK; encoded by the coding sequence ATGAACGCACAGTACCCGGGGAGTGGGAGCGGTTCTGCGGGTGCGGCCCGGTTCTCAAACAACTTTGACTTCCTGCGGTTTGTCGCGGCGGCGGCCGTCATCGTCACGCACGCCTACTCGCTCACGGTGGGCTACCCGAACATGCGGCTCTACGACCCCGTCCTGCTCATGGGGCAGGCGGCGCTTGCGACATTCTTCGTCATCAGCGGCTACCTGATACCGATAAGCTGGGAGTCGACCGCATCCCCGCTCCGGTTTGCCTGGAAACGGTTTCTCAGGATCGTCCCGGCCCTCGTCCCCGCGGTCTTCATCACGCTCTTCGTCATCGGGCCGCTGATGACGTCTCTTCCCCCGGCTGAGTATTACGGCGCCCTCTTCTCCCTGGAAGGGGTTTTCTCGACCCCGTTCTTCGAGAACGGAGGTGTAATAGGGCTCTTTCAGGAAAACCCGGTGACGTACGTGAACGGTTCGCTCTGGGTGATACCGGTCGAGGTCGTGATGTACGGGGTCGTCGCGGTCCTGGGACTCGCCGGGCTCCTGCGGCGGCGGGGTGCCATCATCGGTCTTGCCGCGGTGAACATCCTCCTCTGGATGGCCTGGTTCGACGACCCCAGGATGGCAAAGGTCAGGTTCACCCTCTACTTCCTCATCGGCGCTTACTTCTCCCTCCACCGGCAGCACATCACCTATCGGCCGCTCGTCGCCGGGATCCTGCTCGTGGTGCTCGGGCTCTCGGTGCTGACGCCCCACCCCCCGGTCGCCGGGGTGATCTGTATTCCCTACCTCGTCCTCTACGCTGCACAGATCCGGGTCCCGCTCCTGAACAACTTTGGAAGGGCAGGGGACTTCTCCTACGGCATGTACGTCTACCACTATCCGATCCAGCAGGCGCTCATCCAGGCCTCGGGGAACACCCTCTCCCTCCCGGCGCTCTGCGGGCTTTCGTTCCTGCTGGTGCTCCCGCTGGCGTTCCTCTCCTGGCACACGATCGAGAAATGGGCGCTGGCAGCAAAGAACCTGGATCCTAGAGATCTGCGGCGGGTCTTCGGGCTCCCGGAGGCCGTCACCGACCCCGGGCCGGCCCGGAAGTGA
- a CDS encoding YhfC family intramembrane metalloprotease — MDPLVVATFAVVALLEIAIPLALGYWIVRRFGVPWRVFGLGALFFIAVQVVHTPLVLVTQGPLYRSLLPLGTTTTLAVIALYLGLLAGLFEEIGRYLVYRYYFRRRDIPLTRETGLQFGAGWGGVESIIVALLVLSSMLSYILLTGDGGIIPLPDDPAVMAQVEALRGLTPLDILPGLFERMMTITLHIAWSLMVLAAVVYDRKALLALAVLWHAAVDAAAVFLAQTQGILVTEAVIFVFAVAGLGYILMQWRRMGEQAAS, encoded by the coding sequence ATGGACCCGCTGGTCGTCGCCACGTTTGCCGTCGTCGCCCTGCTCGAGATCGCAATCCCGCTCGCGCTCGGTTACTGGATTGTTCGGAGGTTCGGTGTCCCGTGGCGGGTCTTCGGGCTCGGCGCCCTCTTCTTCATCGCCGTGCAGGTCGTCCACACCCCGCTCGTCCTCGTAACACAGGGCCCGCTCTACCGCTCTCTCCTGCCGCTCGGCACAACAACGACCCTCGCGGTCATCGCTCTTTACCTCGGCCTCCTCGCCGGGCTCTTCGAGGAGATCGGCCGCTACCTCGTCTATCGCTACTACTTCCGGCGCCGGGACATTCCCCTCACCCGGGAAACCGGTCTCCAGTTTGGGGCCGGGTGGGGCGGCGTCGAGAGCATCATCGTCGCGCTCCTCGTCCTCTCGAGCATGCTCTCCTACATCCTCCTCACCGGCGACGGCGGGATCATCCCCCTGCCCGACGACCCCGCCGTTATGGCACAGGTCGAGGCCCTTAGGGGTCTCACACCGCTCGATATCCTGCCAGGGCTTTTTGAGCGGATGATGACGATCACTCTGCACATTGCCTGGTCGCTCATGGTGCTTGCCGCCGTTGTCTATGATAGAAAGGCGCTCCTTGCCCTTGCCGTGCTCTGGCACGCCGCCGTGGATGCCGCAGCAGTCTTCCTCGCCCAGACGCAGGGAATCCTGGTGACCGAGGCGGTGATATTCGTCTTCGCGGTCGCCGGCCTTGGGTACATCCTCATGCAGTGGCGAAGGATGGGGGAGCAGGCTGCTTCTTAA